The DNA window CTTCTTGTGTCGTACTTATTACTAAACAGCAACTTGTCCGCAGGATCCCTGTCTGATCTAACTCCACTTTTATCCCGTAAATGACAAGAGTGCCCTCACCTTTCAACCCTCATTCACTTTGCTCTGCATCTCCCCATTTCAAGAAACTTCGCCTCGTTGAGTGTTAACTTCACCTATTGCGATTCTTAAAGATTCTTCAAGTTTTGGTCTTGATTTGGGTTGTTGTTGCTGTACTGATCTGTTTTTGTTTCAATAGGTATGTATCAGCATCGGTTCCATTATCGAAGTTATGGTGTGTGGAATTTTGAGTTAGTTGTTCTAATGATATGATGTGATGGCaaattgagttgttttattAGTGTGCATTGTGTTGTTCTATGAGATGATCGAGATGGTTGATAGTTTCAATCACTGGTCATTTGGCCATTTAAGGCCTTTTGTGAAAAGGGTCTTGAGTTTTGGCAAGGGAGTAGTAATAAAGGGTCATTGTAAATTCTGGATCTTTCAATCATTCAAtggagttgttgttgttggatcGTTGTTATCTTTCCTTTTAGCCATGGCATATGTATATGTGATTCTGTTTCCAAGATTTCAGCCAGTTATTAATAAGACGTATGAGACTCCCCATTTCAATAGTTCTGTAAGTGAGTGCAATTATTTTGAGGGAAACTGGATACAAGATGAGAGTTACCCTTTATATGATGCATCTCAGTGTCCTTTCGCTGAGAATGGATTTAATTGCTTGGCTAATGGGAGAAGAGACGGAGGTTATACAAAATGGAGGTGGAAGCCTAAAAATTGTGAAATTCCGAGGTTTAATGCGCGTGAAATTCTTGAAAAGATGCGTGGGAAGcgaattgtttttgttggtgaTTCATTGAGTAGAACACAGTGGGAGTCTTTGATATGTATGCTCATGACAGGTGTGGAGGACAAGAGAAGTGTTTATGAAATCAATGGGAATAAAATCACCAAGCAGATTAGGTTTTTAGGTGTACGGTTTAGTTCTTTTGACTTGAGAATTGATTTCTATAGATCAGTTTTTCTGGTGCAGCCTGGTCCGGCACCTAGGCGCGCGCCAAAGAGGGTTAAATCAACACTGAAGATCGATAAGTTGGACGATATTCGCAATGAATGGATTGATTCTGatattctaatatttaattCAGGGCATTGGTGGACACCGAGTAAACTTTTTGAAATGTAAGTTGTTTACTTGTCTGAGAGATATCTTGATAAACTATTTGTGACATATTACTTGAAACTATATTTTGGAATTGGGTTGTGCTTTCTGGTATGAGCTGATTTAAGGAGTCTTTGGTTGCAAATAATACTGCCGTATACTTCTATGTTATATGTGAAGCAaacctatcatttttttttctctttctgcaTCATTTATATAGTCATTGTTAACTTCTGATAATGTTACATGTGACACAGTAATACGTGTTGATAAATGCATGTATCACAAAGCTTGCATTGAATTCTCGTTTTATAGTCATCTCATCCAATATTGTTGGCTGAAAAGATGAATGATTTAATAGCACCTAACACGTTTTTCTTTTACTAGGAAGATGTAGATATAGGCAATGAATTCCTGAATATAGCATTCCTGCAGTTATTCAACTCTGGATAGGTTTAAAATCTCGTATATACATCAATGGTCAAAGACATGATATTCTGTGTTCTTCCATGTCAACAATTATCTGCATCTAGAATCCATTGGAGTCTATGAACATAGTTCTTTTGGTCCATGAATGCCCAAAATCCTCCTAACATATTTTCTCAGACAGGGGCTGTTATTTTCTGGTAGGCGGATCGCTGAAGCTAGGAATGCCTATCACTGCTGCCTTCGAAAGGGCACTGCATACATGGGCATCATGGCTTAATACTACCATAAATGCAAATAGAACAAGCGTGTTCTTCCGCACTTTTGAATCTTCCCATTGGAGGTGTGTTATCTACCATCTTATTTGCTTTAGTGAATTATAAACATTGTCAAAAGGTGTCtaccaaacacaaaataatgATGCATACAATTCCCTGTAGATGAACTATGCATTTTGCAAATTGATTCCGTAGTCTATACCCATTAAAATAAATGGAGAGGATAGGATGGATCATGGATTCCGTATAGAGCATAGACTGGTGTGTTTATTGCCTTACATGCTGAAGGAGAAGTTGAAATATTTTGGGTTGACCCTATAATTGGTATTGAACTGCCCCCAATAAGAATCATGTCAGACATCGAGAGCTCTCCCAAAGCAGAGCCATGTGGAAGAAGATTTCATTTTTTGCATCCAGATAATCCCAACCCAAAACAATGTTAAGGAAACCCACCTCTGCCAATCTCCTTTGCTATCCAATCCCATAACTTCTAATCTGAAAGAATCCAAGGATTTTGATACTAGACTGATTATAGCTGATGTCTCTATAAGATGATGCTTATTCTCAACAGAATCATGTTTTGAATTTAGTGAGCGACTTATAGGATGTCTAGTTCTTTTACACACCATTAGATCCTTCATTGTTGGCTCATCTGTTTTGTCAATGAATGTTAATTTTGTTAGTAACCATCATGTGACAATCTGCTGAAAGATCATACTTGCTTATTGCTATTTACAGACATGCTCATGCTTAACTAGTTAACTTGACTGATTGTATTGATTGCATTTGTAATTAACCAGTGGCCGGAACCGCCTTTCTTGCAAAGTGACTCGGCGGCCTTCATCAAGAACTGGAGGGAGGGATCGTAACCCGATATCTGACATCATAATCAAGGTTGTGAAGGCAATGGCAGTTCCCGTAACAGTTTTGCATGTGACACCCATGGGTGCATTCCGGAGTGATGCTCATGTTGGCACTTGGAGTGATAATCCATCTGTGCCTGATTGCAGCCACTGGTGCTTACCTGGTGTACCTGATATGTGGAACGAGATTCTCTTGTCAAATATGTTGTCCAGGAATTAATAGGCCATTCTTTCCCATAAGCTAGAAAATGCAACTGTGTAGTGTGTTCCATATTCTTCCCTCTTCAATTGACCCCATTCAATTTCCAAACCTTCTACTCAACTACTTTCAATACATACGAAGATTTTCTCTGCTGAGAAGTTGTGTGCATTTGTCACAAATATTGTTTGTTGTGTAGTTCAGGGATCCAAAAATTAGTTGATTTGTCTTTTCTAGTTGCACTTGAGTTCACATGTAATGGTAATGATTTCTTTCCAGTTAGCTGAAATCTGGAAGCTCTTCTCTTCAGATGCCACCGAGCTGTTGTACAATAAAAGCGTTATTGCTAAAATGTTCAAGTTGCATTTGGCTTGACAGTATGCCCGGCATTGTTAATGCTTTACATTAAGGTTTATTAAGCCTTTTAACAATTGTATTGGCAACTGAGCAGTGGAAATTCTCCCTTCCTGGAAAAATGTTAATGATCTGGACTGGAAAAATGTAcgctcattttttttatttttctctaaaatgatAGGTGGGGTAGATAAAAGGATGTTGTTCACTGGAAGTTCTATCGGAGTCGGCCTTTATTTGATTGAAGCGCAAGAAAAGAAGAGgacgaaaaagaagaagaagaatagacAAATTTACTCTTGGATGGTTAAAGCAGGGCCAACCACAGACCAACTGTTGACTATACTCTTCTTCAACCTACCAATtctacatagaaaaaaataatcaaaatcataatGGTTTAAAATCTCTAATTAACCGTAAAATCTGAGTGaacattttcataatttattgaaaaactaaatccCTAGCGGCTAGCATTATTCCTTTTATTTGGACACCGGTACAAATTATAATGCTACCTTAAGTTATTCAAATGGTCATTAGGCTTCAATTAAACTCATTTTCTATCTAATCAATGCGTATCATAACAAGCGCCTTCCCGCAGCAACTGCTTACCGTCGCTAGAAACTGTGCAAGCATGCCTATTTTTTGGATTGTAGTACTGTAGTAGGCATATGGATATAAGCTTCAGATAAATAAACATGGGATTTTGAGTGTAGGGAAACTGAGGAGTGTTTTCCAATGCAAACAACCCTTTCCTACAAATCTTAGAATGAGAGTCAAGTCACTCAAAACTTGTTATGAATTttagaccaaaaaaaataaccctaaCCTCTCCGTACAAATAGGCATCCAACCCTACTACTTTCTCTGCAACAATTCAAATCATCAATTTCAAACATCTACTAGCTGCGCTTGACATGGCCGCCTCCAATAATCTTGACTTCCCGTATTCCCCTCCACCACCAAGTCACTCTTTCCAGCCACCACCTTCACCTCCTCATGTACGCCCACCACCACCTCATATCCGTCCACCT is part of the Populus trichocarpa isolate Nisqually-1 chromosome 2, P.trichocarpa_v4.1, whole genome shotgun sequence genome and encodes:
- the LOC7466416 gene encoding protein trichome berefringence-like 7 translates to MIEMVDSFNHWSFGHLRPFVKRVLSFGKGVVIKGHCKFWIFQSFNGVVVVGSLLSFLLAMAYVYVILFPRFQPVINKTYETPHFNSSVSECNYFEGNWIQDESYPLYDASQCPFAENGFNCLANGRRDGGYTKWRWKPKNCEIPRFNAREILEKMRGKRIVFVGDSLSRTQWESLICMLMTGVEDKRSVYEINGNKITKQIRFLGVRFSSFDLRIDFYRSVFLVQPGPAPRRAPKRVKSTLKIDKLDDIRNEWIDSDILIFNSGHWWTPSKLFEMGCYFLVGGSLKLGMPITAAFERALHTWASWLNTTINANRTSVFFRTFESSHWSGRNRLSCKVTRRPSSRTGGRDRNPISDIIIKVVKAMAVPVTVLHVTPMGAFRSDAHVGTWSDNPSVPDCSHWCLPGVPDMWNEILLSNMLSRN